A stretch of the Planctomycetia bacterium genome encodes the following:
- a CDS encoding cellulase family glycosylhydrolase yields the protein MFSRTTRHLLYHLLVTAVVALAGGTRAAEMETVRVAPDSNGFILHPSGDSYIPWGHNYASVDLMERLAKDPDRVERDFIDMQAAGTSVARIHPELPRILNGPDSANPEAIDRLRTLLKIAENAGVYLKITGLACYKIKDRAAWYDSMNEEDRWKTQAFFWETIARTCAESRAVFAYDLVNEPAAAGNPSDSWYFGRMGDVEFCQRLSLDPGKRNGDEIFREWTKRMVASIRKHDQTHLITMGMLPFPGAYKGASEQLDFVSPHLYPETGKVDDELQLLKQFNWGKPIVIGETCPLSCSADEEREFLLKSRELAHGWIGHWPDESLAELAEKKTNGTATIENAVWLSWVELFRDIGPQMTDETAR from the coding sequence CTTACTTGTAACGGCAGTAGTGGCCCTTGCTGGCGGTACAAGGGCGGCGGAAATGGAAACAGTAAGAGTTGCTCCCGACAGCAACGGCTTCATCCTGCATCCTTCCGGTGACAGCTATATCCCCTGGGGGCACAACTATGCTTCAGTCGACCTTATGGAAAGGCTTGCCAAGGACCCCGACCGTGTCGAGCGCGATTTCATCGACATGCAGGCCGCCGGCACTTCCGTTGCTCGAATTCATCCGGAGCTGCCCCGTATCCTGAACGGTCCTGATAGCGCCAATCCAGAGGCGATCGACCGACTCAGAACGCTGCTCAAAATCGCTGAAAATGCGGGCGTCTATCTCAAGATCACTGGGTTGGCTTGCTACAAGATCAAAGATCGTGCGGCCTGGTATGACTCCATGAATGAGGAAGACCGCTGGAAGACGCAAGCCTTCTTCTGGGAAACCATCGCGCGTACCTGTGCGGAAAGCCGAGCCGTCTTCGCCTATGATCTCGTCAACGAGCCCGCCGCAGCCGGCAACCCTTCCGACAGCTGGTACTTTGGTCGAATGGGTGATGTCGAATTCTGCCAGCGTCTCAGCCTCGATCCCGGCAAGCGCAACGGCGACGAAATCTTCCGCGAATGGACGAAGCGCATGGTTGCCTCCATCCGCAAGCACGACCAGACGCACTTGATCACCATGGGAATGCTTCCGTTCCCTGGTGCTTACAAGGGCGCATCAGAACAACTCGATTTTGTCTCGCCGCATCTCTATCCCGAAACAGGCAAGGTCGATGACGAGCTCCAGCTCCTCAAGCAATTCAACTGGGGCAAGCCGATCGTCATCGGCGAAACCTGCCCTTTGAGTTGTAGCGCGGATGAGGAACGCGAGTTCCTTCTCAAGAGCCGCGAACTTGCACACGGCTGGATCGGTCACTGGCCCGATGAGTCCCTTGCAGAACTTGCCGAGAAAAAGACGAACGGCACGGCCACCATCGAAAACGCGGTCTGGCTTTCCTGGGTAGAACTCTTTAGAGACATCGGCCCGCAGATGACGGACGAAACGGCGCGATGA